ACGCCTTCCGGCTTGTGATAGACCAATACTTCGGTCTCATCGCGGTTATCGGTGGCAACGATGAACTGCTTGCCATCCAGCACGACGCGATCGCCCGCGTGCACGCTGGCGCCGATGGTGGCGGGCGAGCCATTGAGTTCCACCTCACCGGCCTGGATGCGCTGTTCGAGCATGCGACGCGAGCCGAGGCCTGCGTTGGCGAGCACCTTGTGCAGGCGCTCCTCGATGGCGGGGGTGCTTTCGTCGCGCGGTGCGCGCTTGAGGGTCAAAACGGATTTCTGGGGCGCAGTCATGCGCGGTACTCCTCGGTGTCTTGCGTGGCGTCGCCTTGGTCGGCGTCCGCGTGGGTCGCTGCCTCGTCGGCAGTGTCAGAAAGGACCTCGACGTGCATGGCAGCGTCGGGTTCGGTGGTAGCGACTTCTATCGCCTCGGGTGTTTCGTGATGAGGTTCTTCGACGGCGTCGGAGGCTTCGCTCTCCGTTTCGCCGTTCACCGGGGCATCATTTCCGGTGGGTTCGGTGACGTCGGTTTCGGTTTCTTCGCCGGCAACCACCAGGATTTCGTCTTCTTCGTCCGGATCGATCGGCAGGTCACGCGCCACGCGGACAGGCAGCGGTTCCGGCGCAATGCTCATCTGCGGGTCTTCCATGTCGCGGATTTCCGACAGTGGCGGCAGTTCGTCCAGCGATTTCAGGTTGAAGTAGTCAAGGAAGGCGCGTGTGGTGCCAAACAGGGCGGGCTTGCCGGGCACGTCGCGGTAGCCCACCACGCGGATCCACTCGCGCTCTTCCATCGTCTTGATGATGTTGGAGGACACCACCACACCGCGGATCTGTTCGATTTCCGGCCGGGTAATTGGCTGCCGGTAGGCGATCAGGGCCAGTGTTTCCAAGAGGGCACGCGAGTAACGGCTGGGCCTCTCGGTCCACATCCGCGAAATCCACGGATGCACATGCTGCTTC
This genomic window from Dyella terrae contains:
- the scpB gene encoding SMC-Scp complex subunit ScpB, which encodes MQIEQLKPIIEAALLASTQPMTVPQLLELFGEEDEVGREEIAKTLEALTEDCAHRGVELREVGSGFRYQVKQHVHPWISRMWTERPSRYSRALLETLALIAYRQPITRPEIEQIRGVVVSSNIIKTMEEREWIRVVGYRDVPGKPALFGTTRAFLDYFNLKSLDELPPLSEIRDMEDPQMSIAPEPLPVRVARDLPIDPDEEDEILVVAGEETETDVTEPTGNDAPVNGETESEASDAVEEPHHETPEAIEVATTEPDAAMHVEVLSDTADEAATHADADQGDATQDTEEYRA